The Tepidanaerobacter syntrophicus genome includes the window GAAGCCATACCTTTAGAAGAGGCTGTTGAAAAAATATCTAACGGCCAGATTACCGACGGAAAAACAATTACCGGATTACTCCTTGCAAGATCTATCATTGGTGATAATTAAAATGGAATACTTTGCAGATTTACATGTCCACATTGGACGAGCAAAAAATAAACCAATTAAGATTACAGCTTCTCGCAGTTTAACTTTACAAAATATTTACGATTATTGTATTAACAATAAAGGCATCGATATTGTAGGGGTAGTAGATTGTGCTTCCCCATATGTTCTCGATGAAATAGCTGAGCAGGTAGAGTGTGGTCTGCTGACTATTTTGCCTGGCGGAGGTTTAAGATATAAAAACAAGCTTACAGTTATTTTGGGAGCAGAAATTGAAACTACTGAAAAACAAGGTGCGGCGCACAGCATTGCTTTTTTCCCATATTATGAACAAATCAAAGAATTTTCAAAGGTTCTTTCCAAATACATTACAAATATAACTTTAAGTTGCCAAAAAGCGAAACTTTCAGCAGATAATCTAGCTGAAATTGTATACGAACTTGGCGGCAAGCTAATCCCAGCTCACGCTTTTACGCCATTTAAAAGTTTTTATGGTAGCTGTTATGACAGGCTTTCTCTAGCTTTTGAAAAACATTTCAATAGCATTGCAGCAGTAGAATTGGGGCTGAGTGCGGACACAGATTTTGCCGATACTATAGATGAACTATCAGAAAAAACCTTTATAACAAATTCAGATGCCCATTCTTTAGAAAAAATAGCACGAGAATACAACAAGCTTAACTTACAATTTCCCGATTTTGAAAACATTTTTTCTGCAATTAATCGATTAAATGATAATGCTATAATAGCAAATTACGGCCTGAATCCAAAACTGGGCAAGTATCACCGCACTTTTTGCAAAAAATGCAACTATATTGCATCAGAAGAACCACCTATAATAATATGTCCGAAATGCGGCAGCAAAGAAGTAACGCTGGGCGTTTTGGATAGAATAAATATGATATCTGATTTTAAAAATGCAATACATCCTGCTCATAGACCACCTTACTATTATCAGATTCCGCTAGAGTTTATTCCCGGAATAGGGGTAAAAACCATAAAAGAACTGGTTGCAAAGTTCGGGACAGAAATAAACGTATTACAAAATGCAAGTTTTAATCAATTAGCTCAAGTTATTGGGGAAGTCAGAGCAAACAGTATAATAGCTGCGCGAAACCAAAACCTTATTCTAAGAGCGGGTGGTGGTGGCTTGTATGGTAAAGTTGAGGCGACAATATGGAAAACCTTTTAAACGATTTTCTCGAGTATTTATCAGTTGAGAGAGGCCTTGCTAAAAATACAATATCTGCATATAATCAAGACCTGAAAGGCTACATAAGCTATTTAAGAAAAGCGAATATTGAAAGCATTCAAGAGACACAACAATCAAATATCGTATCATATTTACTTTTAATGCAAAAAGATGGCAAGGCCGGTAGCACTATATCTAGAACCTGTGCTGCTATAAAATCATTTTACAAGTTTTTGTTTAGAGAGCACATTATTAGCAGTAACCCTGCTGATAATTTAAATACTCCGAAACTCGAGCACAGACTGCCTAAAGTGTTAAGTGCGGAAGAAATTAAGACATTATTTTGCCAGCCTGATATGTCAAATCCGTTAGGCATAAGGGATAGAAGTATGCTCGAACTTTTGTACGCGACAGGCATGAGAATCTCAGAACTACTTTCGCTGTCGACAGATAGTATAAATTTAGAAACCGGTTTTTTACGCTGCATAGGAAAAGGATCTAAAGAACGAATAGTGCCAATAAATTCCTCTGCTATAAAATATTTAAAACTTTATCTTAATGATGCAAGAGAAAAAATATTAAATGGCAGGGAAAGCAAAGTATTATACTTAAACCGTTTAGGTAAACCCATGACTCGTCAGGGTTTTTGGAAAATATTAAAAAAATATTCTAAAAAGGCCGGCATAACAAAAAAGATAACTCCTCATTTATTTAGGCATTCTTTTGCTACTCATTTACTTGAAAATGGAGCTGACCTGCGTTCTGTCCAAGAAATGCTGGGTCATGCTGATATATCTACGACACAAGTATATACTCACATAACACGAAATAAAATTAAAGAAGTATATGACAAAACTCATCCGAGGGCGTAGTATAAGCTATTACTTTGAAGCTGATTAAAATTAAACCAAAAATTGCATTTAGCTTTTTGCGATTCGATTTAAAAAAGTCCTTGACACTTATACTTACTTATGGTATAGTTATAAAAAATTAAATATGTACCTCATCTCAGAAAGAGTTGAGGTAGAGGTGCGATAGGTCAAGAGTAAATTTGTGGAGACTTGGGAAAGTCAATTAAACAAATCGAAAGGGACCATCGCCGAAGTGTGGTTTCCCCAAAGCCACGCTGGGCTTATGCCGAATAGGTATAAGACTGTCACCAAAGTTTTAATTTAACTAAGATTTTGGTGAAGCGCTACTTCAGGAAGAGAGAGGTATTTGCCTAAAAAACTAAAACAGTCGGCAAATATCCCGGCTGTTTTTTGTATTAAAAAGGAGGAAATCCTATGTATCATGGACCGTGCAAGATTAATGAACTTGGTCATTTGGAAATAGGTGGGTGCGATGCTGTAGAACTTGCAAAAGAATTTGGAACACCCTTATATGTTATGGACGAAGAATGTATACGTGAAAATTGCCGTTTATATAAGGAAAATTTAAATAGTTTATATAAAAACAGTGATGTGATATATGCCGGAAAAGCTTTTCTTACTGTTGAAATGTGTAAATTAATAGAAGAAGAAGGATTAAGCTTAGATGTGGTATCCGGTGGCGAACTTTACATGGCACTTCAAGCCGATTTTCCTGCAAAAAGAATATACTTCCATGGGAATAATAAATCCTATGATGAACTCGAGATGGCAGTAAGGCATGGGGTAGGACATATAATAGTAGATAATTTCTATGAGTTGGAGCTGCTAAGAGATATTACCAGTAAACTTTCAGGCAGAAAAGTAAAAATACTTCTTCGCCTCACGCCCGGAATCGAGGCACATACTCATGATTATATAAAGACAGGTCAAATTGATTCCAAATTTGGCTTTGGTTTAGAAAATGGACATGCTTTTATGGCCATAGAAAATGCACTAAGCATTAAAAATGTAAAATTGATGGGATTCCACTGCCATATAGGCTCACAAATATTTGAAAAAGAGCCCTTTAGAGAAGCAGCTGATATAATGGTGCATTTTGCAAAGATGGTTGAAGAAAAATATGGATTTAAGACCCAAGAAATAGATTTTGGCGGTGGATTCGGTGTAAGATACACAGAAGAAGATAAGCCTTTAGAAGTAAGAGACTATCTTGAAACTCTTGTTGAATCGGTTATAGAATCCTGTGAAAAATATAATCTATCCGCACCTAAGATATTAATAGAACCGGGAAGAGCGATAGTTGGAGAAGCCGGCGTCACTTTATATACTATAGGCGCCATAAAGAATATCCCAGGAATTAGAAAATATGTCAGTGTAGATGGCGGAATGAGTGATAATATACGACCTGCCCTTTATAATGCAAAGTACTCAGCTGCTATTGCAAATAAAGCAAAATGGCCGGCCGAGGAAACTGTTTCTATTGCCGGAAAATGTTGCGAATCTGGCGACATGTTAATTTGGGACATAGATTTGCCTAAAATTGCTCCCGGCGATATATTAGCTGTCTTTACAACAGGTGCATATCACTATTCTATGGCAAGCAATTATAATATGCTGCCAAGACCTGCTGTAATTTTTGTAAGGAACAAAACAGCGCGGCTGGTTGTGCGCAGACAAACATATGAGGATTTACTAAGTTATGATATTTCGCTGCCTAGCGCAGCTAAAGCGTTTTCTGCAAGTGTTTAGATAAATTATCGATTCTTAAAAAGTGTGCTCATGCACACTTTTTTCGTTTACCTGTTTTTCTTGCTTTTATCTTTATATTTTTTTATAATTAGGTTTAAGGCTCGCAACTTATATTTTAAATATATCGTAGGCTACTACAATATATTTTATCTTAATTGCAGTAGCAGTATATTGTTTGATATAATGTGTCTAAAGCAATAAAATATAATAAGAAAGGCGATAATTGATTGTTATGACAAATTTTTTAGGACCCGAGATGCTACTTAGAATTCCAGCTTTATTGCTTGCAATAACTTTTCATGAATATGCCCATGCAAGAGTCTCGTACTCTTTAGGTGATCCGACGCCTAAATGGCAGGGAAGACTATCACTAAACCCGCTGGCTCACTTAGATCCGATAGGCCTCTTAATGTTATGGCTTTTTAAATTTGGGTGGGCTAAGCCTGTTGAGATAAATCCTAATTATTATAAGGAACCTAAAAAAGGCATGATGTTAGTTTCTGTAGCAGGTCCAATTGCAAATCTCTTATTGGCGTTTGCCAGTATGGTGATACTAAAATTGGATATCCTTCATAATGGCATTCTGGAAA containing:
- a CDS encoding endonuclease Q family protein, which codes for MEYFADLHVHIGRAKNKPIKITASRSLTLQNIYDYCINNKGIDIVGVVDCASPYVLDEIAEQVECGLLTILPGGGLRYKNKLTVILGAEIETTEKQGAAHSIAFFPYYEQIKEFSKVLSKYITNITLSCQKAKLSADNLAEIVYELGGKLIPAHAFTPFKSFYGSCYDRLSLAFEKHFNSIAAVELGLSADTDFADTIDELSEKTFITNSDAHSLEKIAREYNKLNLQFPDFENIFSAINRLNDNAIIANYGLNPKLGKYHRTFCKKCNYIASEEPPIIICPKCGSKEVTLGVLDRINMISDFKNAIHPAHRPPYYYQIPLEFIPGIGVKTIKELVAKFGTEINVLQNASFNQLAQVIGEVRANSIIAARNQNLILRAGGGGLYGKVEATIWKTF
- the xerD gene encoding site-specific tyrosine recombinase XerD; translation: MENLLNDFLEYLSVERGLAKNTISAYNQDLKGYISYLRKANIESIQETQQSNIVSYLLLMQKDGKAGSTISRTCAAIKSFYKFLFREHIISSNPADNLNTPKLEHRLPKVLSAEEIKTLFCQPDMSNPLGIRDRSMLELLYATGMRISELLSLSTDSINLETGFLRCIGKGSKERIVPINSSAIKYLKLYLNDAREKILNGRESKVLYLNRLGKPMTRQGFWKILKKYSKKAGITKKITPHLFRHSFATHLLENGADLRSVQEMLGHADISTTQVYTHITRNKIKEVYDKTHPRA
- the lysA gene encoding diaminopimelate decarboxylase, with amino-acid sequence MYHGPCKINELGHLEIGGCDAVELAKEFGTPLYVMDEECIRENCRLYKENLNSLYKNSDVIYAGKAFLTVEMCKLIEEEGLSLDVVSGGELYMALQADFPAKRIYFHGNNKSYDELEMAVRHGVGHIIVDNFYELELLRDITSKLSGRKVKILLRLTPGIEAHTHDYIKTGQIDSKFGFGLENGHAFMAIENALSIKNVKLMGFHCHIGSQIFEKEPFREAADIMVHFAKMVEEKYGFKTQEIDFGGGFGVRYTEEDKPLEVRDYLETLVESVIESCEKYNLSAPKILIEPGRAIVGEAGVTLYTIGAIKNIPGIRKYVSVDGGMSDNIRPALYNAKYSAAIANKAKWPAEETVSIAGKCCESGDMLIWDIDLPKIAPGDILAVFTTGAYHYSMASNYNMLPRPAVIFVRNKTARLVVRRQTYEDLLSYDISLPSAAKAFSASV
- a CDS encoding site-2 protease family protein, with amino-acid sequence MTNFLGPEMLLRIPALLLAITFHEYAHARVSYSLGDPTPKWQGRLSLNPLAHLDPIGLLMLWLFKFGWAKPVEINPNYYKEPKKGMMLVSVAGPIANLLLAFASMVILKLDILHNGILENFIYILFIYNLTLAVFNIIPIPPLDGSKILMGVLPAKYAYEFSQIESYGPFILIILIYLNLLDVILNPLMIFVSNGLSILSDLILLRF